In Staphylococcus saccharolyticus, one genomic interval encodes:
- a CDS encoding FtsX-like permease family protein: MSFNEIIFKNFKQNITHYAIYLLSLIISVILYFSFVTLKYAHHLHANQSFPIIKEGFQVGSYFLFIIIIVFLLYANCLFMKRRGKELSLLQIIGLTRKDIMKMIMLEQLMTFMMTAIIGIILGIFGSKILLMIVLRLLGINISVSIIFSFHAVIETLLLIIVSYLLVVIQSYIFIRKRSITELASDITRKEVNQTRITISEVILGLLGIVMIVSGYTMSTKLVDNVETVLQPFVILFLTVLGSYFFFRSTVSLIFKTAQRLRNGIVSVTDVMFTSPIIYRIKKNAFSLTVMTVVSAITVSVLCFAALSRSTLTNEVLLSSPHDVTLKIQKQANQLAFKLNNNNIEHYYNYKEVVYVKLYKDHLFTEGASRPNHIAVTSDKYIPNVDLNRGQTDVIVPRGVIKDIVKVDKKGSTYISTKNYRLKVRLRRSINKVYFMSDVDLGGATLVLNDVDYQTLRNHSKSKNIISQYGFDIKNKQDLPELENIVQSINKNIETRSEAASEISSLTGILLFVTSFLGITFLIAAGCIIYIKQIDETEDELENYTILRKLGFTHQDMSKGLKLKVIFNFGLPLIIALLHGYFASLAYMNLMGVTNQIPIFIVMTVYSAIYAVFAIIGYNHSKRTIRHSI; the protein is encoded by the coding sequence ATGAGTTTTAATGAAATAATTTTTAAAAATTTTAAACAAAATATTACGCATTATGCTATTTATCTTCTATCACTTATAATCAGTGTGATTCTTTATTTTAGTTTCGTAACTTTAAAGTATGCGCATCATCTTCATGCTAACCAATCCTTTCCTATTATTAAAGAAGGTTTTCAAGTGGGGAGTTATTTTCTTTTTATTATCATTATCGTTTTTCTTCTTTATGCAAATTGTTTATTTATGAAAAGACGCGGTAAAGAGCTGTCATTATTGCAAATCATTGGCTTGACTAGAAAAGATATTATGAAAATGATTATGCTCGAACAATTAATGACGTTTATGATGACTGCTATTATCGGCATCATTTTAGGTATTTTTGGCTCGAAAATACTATTAATGATTGTATTACGGTTACTTGGTATTAATATTAGTGTATCGATTATTTTCAGTTTCCATGCTGTTATAGAAACGTTATTATTAATCATTGTGTCTTACTTACTTGTAGTCATTCAAAGTTATATTTTTATTCGTAAACGTTCGATTACAGAATTAGCTTCAGACATAACTAGAAAAGAAGTGAATCAAACTCGAATTACAATTAGCGAAGTGATTTTAGGGTTATTGGGTATTGTTATGATTGTTAGCGGTTATACAATGTCCACTAAATTAGTTGATAACGTTGAAACAGTACTCCAACCTTTTGTTATTTTATTTCTCACTGTATTAGGTTCGTATTTCTTCTTTAGAAGTACAGTATCATTAATATTTAAAACAGCACAACGGTTAAGAAATGGGATAGTTAGTGTAACAGACGTTATGTTTACATCGCCGATTATTTATCGTATAAAGAAAAATGCTTTTTCATTGACCGTAATGACTGTTGTTTCGGCTATAACAGTGTCAGTACTGTGCTTTGCTGCATTAAGCCGTAGCACATTGACAAATGAAGTATTACTTAGCTCACCACATGATGTGACCTTAAAAATTCAAAAGCAAGCGAATCAATTAGCTTTTAAATTGAATAATAACAATATTGAGCATTACTACAATTATAAAGAAGTTGTTTATGTCAAATTATATAAAGATCATCTATTTACTGAGGGAGCTTCTAGACCTAATCATATTGCTGTGACAAGTGATAAATATATCCCGAATGTCGATCTCAATAGAGGACAAACGGATGTTATTGTACCAAGAGGAGTTATTAAAGATATTGTTAAAGTAGATAAAAAAGGATCTACATATATTAGTACTAAAAATTATCGATTGAAAGTTAGATTAAGAAGAAGTATTAATAAAGTTTATTTTATGTCTGATGTAGATTTAGGTGGGGCAACATTAGTATTAAATGATGTCGATTACCAAACTCTTCGTAATCATTCAAAAAGTAAAAATATTATTTCACAGTATGGCTTTGATATTAAAAACAAACAGGATCTACCAGAATTAGAAAATATAGTACAAAGTATAAATAAAAATATAGAAACACGAAGCGAAGCAGCAAGTGAAATATCAAGTTTGACAGGCATTTTATTATTTGTAACTTCATTTTTAGGGATTACGTTTTTAATCGCAGCTGGTTGTATCATTTATATCAAACAGATTGATGAAACCGAAGATGAATTAGAGAATTACACTATTCTTCGTAAACTTGGCTTTACACATCAAGATATGTCGAAAGGATTAAAACTTAAAGTCATTTTTAACTTTGGCTTGCCATTGATTATTGCTTTATTACATGGTTATTTTGCATCACTTGCTTATATGAATTTAATGGGGGTCACAAACCAAATACCAATATTTATAGTTATGACTGTGTATTCTGCTATTTATGCTGTATTTGCAATTATAGGATATAATCATTCAAAACGGACAATTAGACATTCAATATAA